Genomic window (Cohaesibacter intestini):
GCTCCTTGTCGGTGAATTTCATGGCAAGGCTCCCCGGTACAGGCCCGGTCAGTTTCCGCCAACTCGAAAGCATCTCCTGCAAGGAGCCTTTGCGTTTCTGCGCTCGGATCAGGTCGGCACTGATGGTCGCCTGATGCGGCCCTTTCTCATGAGAGTCTGCATTGACCCCATAATAGACCAGAATATTGTTGACCAGATCGCGCTGTTCGCTCTGCAGGGGTTTGAACTTGTCATTGACCTTCTTGAGCGCTGCAACAACCTGCTGCACCGCCACTTCGGTCTCCGCAAGCGGCGTTCCCTGTGGCATCAGAATACGGGCCTGAATGGTATCGCTTTCCAGTTTCGGGAAGGAACGGAATTTCAGCATCCCACTGGAAAAGGCCCCGTAAGACAGGATCAGCATGGCAAGGATCAGCCCGGTGGTCAGATAGCGCCAGGATATCGCCCAATCGATCATTCGGCCAAAGACCCCATTGCGAAAGCCTTCGAACCCACGATCAAAGGCGGCGTGGAACCGAGATGGCTTTCTCTCTCCCTGTTTTTTGAGAGAATGATACAGATGGGACGGCAGAATCAGGAAGGCCTCGATGAGACTGATTGCCAGCGTGATGACAAGGATCACCGGCAGGACCTTGAGCACCGCCCCGATTTTACCGGCCATCAGAGCCAATGGGCCGACAATCAAAATCGTCGTGAGGAAGGACGAAATGACGCTTGGCAACACCTGCAAGGTGCCTTTCACCGCCGCATCCAGTTCATCTTCGCCCTTTTTGAGACGCGCGCCGATATTTTCCGAAATGACGATGGCATCGTCCATCAGCAAGCCAGTCGACACGATCAGCCCGACCATGGTCATGGTGTTGAGCGTATAGCCCAGCCCCTGCATGGCAAAGATGGCCCCGAGAAAGGAAACCGGCAGCCCCATCGCCACCCAGAAACTGTAACGCAGCGAGAAGAACAGCCACATCACCAGAAAGACGAGCGCCAGACCCTGAAGGCCATTCTCGGAAAGGATGCGCAACCGATCCACAATGTTGGGGGAGACATCCTGAGAGATGTTGAGACTGACGCCCGGAGGCGCCATGGACCGTTCATTTTCCAGAATGGTATCAATCAGCGCCTTGACCTTCAGGGTATCCTGTTTGGGGGTCTTGGCAATTTCGATCAACGCGGCACGCTGGCCGTTGAACGTGACCTTGTCTTCGGCAAATTCAAACGCACGGGATAATGCTGCAATATCCTTCAGGCGCACCACACCACCATTGGCCGAGCTTTTGACGACGATATTGGCAAATTCGCGCGGTTTTCTGCGCTGGTCGGCATAGCGCAGAACCAGATCACCGCTTTTGGTCTCCAACGTACCCGATGGCAAGTCGACACTCTGGGCCTTGATGGCAGACGTGACGTCATTGATGCTCATGCCCAGATCCCGCAGCGCGGCTTCGGACACGCGAATATCAATCACCGGATCAGAAAACCCCTTCAGGGTTGCCTGAGCGATCTGCTTGTTACGCATCACCCGCGAGAGGACCTTGTCGGCATAGGCAAACAAACCGCCCGGATCATCGATGCCCGTGATGGCAATCGTCGAAATGATTGCAGTCCGCTCCATCTTGGTGACTGAGGGCCGTTCAACATTGGCCGGGAAGCCGGTTATGGCTTCGATTTCGCTCTTGATGTCATTGTAAAAGGTATCGAAGTCCCGCCCCTCGATCATCGTGACCACGCCAATGGCCAGATTTTCCCGTGCTTCACAGGTCAGTTCCAGCTTGTCGGGAATGACCCCGAGGGCTTCCTCGACGCGCAAACAGATCGCCTCTTCCACATCGAGCGCCGTTGCCCCCGGATAGGTG
Coding sequences:
- a CDS encoding efflux RND transporter permease subunit — encoded protein: MIRYFAKHPTAANLLMVAILLVGVLALPKLQRDTFPITDPTQVEVRVTYPGATALDVEEAICLRVEEALGVIPDKLELTCEARENLAIGVVTMIEGRDFDTFYNDIKSEIEAITGFPANVERPSVTKMERTAIISTIAITGIDDPGGLFAYADKVLSRVMRNKQIAQATLKGFSDPVIDIRVSEAALRDLGMSINDVTSAIKAQSVDLPSGTLETKSGDLVLRYADQRRKPREFANIVVKSSANGGVVRLKDIAALSRAFEFAEDKVTFNGQRAALIEIAKTPKQDTLKVKALIDTILENERSMAPPGVSLNISQDVSPNIVDRLRILSENGLQGLALVFLVMWLFFSLRYSFWVAMGLPVSFLGAIFAMQGLGYTLNTMTMVGLIVSTGLLMDDAIVISENIGARLKKGEDELDAAVKGTLQVLPSVISSFLTTILIVGPLALMAGKIGAVLKVLPVILVITLAISLIEAFLILPSHLYHSLKKQGERKPSRFHAAFDRGFEGFRNGVFGRMIDWAISWRYLTTGLILAMLILSYGAFSSGMLKFRSFPKLESDTIQARILMPQGTPLAETEVAVQQVVAALKKVNDKFKPLQSEQRDLVNNILVYYGVNADSHEKGPHQATISADLIRAQKRKGSLQEMLSSWRKLTGPVPGSLAMKFTDKERGVAGNAIDLRLRGGNLEQIKKAADDLKVFLYGYNGVVDVLDDLRPGKPEYVVKLHDDAGSLGLTGKGVSEELRSIVQGNTGLEVQTGRYGVDVRVRLADGAIDSRGGINAIYVTAADGSKVPLATVADVTESRGYARINRVDGMRTVSVIGAIKPNIVNARELMMEVKSKFAPALKKNYPGVSMAFNGQGKEASTTGSSLRTNFLIGLAFVFILLSFQFKSYVLPIIVLAAIPLGAIGMVLGHLAMGLDISIPSLVGLATLSGVVVNNSILLVSFIHGEMEAGHDPMEATKQAAKARFRAVVMTSMTTIAGLLPLLAESSTQAQFLIPLVNSLAFGLLTATVLSLFLVPSLFAILTDFGYGKPKT